A genomic segment from Acidobacteriota bacterium encodes:
- the raiA gene encoding ribosome-associated translation inhibitor RaiA, translated as MEFEFTGRHIEVTPAIEKLAQKELQKLNKVLDSAPMRTHIILSSEKHRKRAEIVIRWRDTVFTGIAENNDVKQSIILAATKVTKQIFKVKEKFQSAKRNRQPVKEVAPVPGGIIEAAPPAPRIIPARRYKVKPMTPEEAALLVADSEDLFIVFRDAETNKVGVLYKRTDGNFGLIEP; from the coding sequence ATGGAATTTGAATTCACAGGTCGTCATATTGAAGTAACTCCTGCAATTGAGAAACTGGCACAAAAAGAGTTGCAAAAACTTAATAAAGTTCTGGATTCCGCGCCCATGCGGACGCACATCATCCTGTCATCCGAAAAACATCGCAAACGCGCCGAGATTGTTATACGTTGGCGTGATACGGTCTTTACCGGGATTGCCGAAAATAACGATGTCAAGCAATCTATCATCCTCGCGGCAACCAAAGTTACAAAACAAATTTTCAAGGTCAAAGAAAAATTTCAGTCCGCAAAACGCAATCGTCAACCGGTTAAAGAAGTCGCCCCCGTGCCCGGTGGCATTATCGAAGCCGCACCACCTGCGCCACGCATCATTCCGGCGCGTCGCTATAAAGTGAAACCCATGACTCCCGAAGAGGCGGCTTTGCTGGTCGCCGATTCTGAAGATTTATTTATCGTCTTTCGCGATGCCGAAACCAACAAGGTCGGCGTCCTCTACAAACGCACAGATGGCAACTTCGGTTTGATTGAACCTTAA
- a CDS encoding PTS sugar transporter subunit IIA, translated as MIGGVIVTHGQLANELVLAAETIVGEIHHIKAVSIGWHDDVDIAREEIERAINQVNSGAGVLLLTDVFGGTPTNLAASFLDDLPVEVVTGVNLPMVIKLATQDADLKLSDLAHLVRDEGQKQIYLASDILSPRKK; from the coding sequence ATGATTGGCGGAGTGATCGTAACCCACGGACAACTGGCTAACGAACTGGTGTTGGCTGCCGAAACCATCGTTGGCGAAATTCATCACATTAAAGCCGTGTCCATCGGCTGGCACGACGATGTAGACATTGCCCGCGAAGAAATCGAACGCGCCATCAATCAGGTCAATAGCGGCGCGGGCGTGTTGCTACTAACAGATGTTTTCGGCGGCACGCCGACCAATCTTGCCGCCAGTTTCCTCGATGATTTGCCGGTTGAAGTCGTCACCGGCGTCAATCTGCCGATGGTCATTAAACTCGCAACCCAGGACGCGGATTTAAAACTGAGCGACCTCGCGCATCTGGTGCGCGACGAGGGACAAAAGCAAATCTATTTAGCAAGCGACATCCTCTCCCCGCGAAAAAAATAA
- the rapZ gene encoding RNase adapter RapZ gives MAVSVVIITGMSGAGMSSALKVFEDLGYFAVDNLPVQLIPTFVRLCDESMEINRTAFVVDVRSRDLVNLFPQIHQELLAKDVDVTVVFLEADTDVLLRRYSETRRPHPLPEGTVSAATEQEREMLAEIRTLADVIIDTSEHTVHTLRDVIKERFAEKGQAKDLSVTIASFGFRHGIPRSSDMIFDVRFLPNPHFIPELRAYTGRDAPVIEYLENESEVEEAIYRFVDLLAYLLPRYQREGKSYLTIGIGCTGGRHRSVMIAEALHKQLNARGYKTRVMHRDIDKDQQRYKA, from the coding sequence ATGGCTGTTTCCGTTGTCATTATTACCGGGATGAGTGGCGCAGGGATGTCTTCTGCGCTCAAAGTGTTTGAAGATTTAGGCTATTTCGCGGTTGATAATCTTCCGGTGCAACTCATTCCCACATTCGTCCGCCTGTGTGATGAATCCATGGAAATCAACCGCACAGCTTTTGTCGTTGATGTGCGGTCGCGCGATTTGGTTAATCTCTTTCCGCAAATTCATCAGGAGTTACTCGCCAAAGACGTTGATGTCACGGTGGTGTTTCTGGAAGCCGATACTGATGTCTTGCTCAGGCGTTACAGCGAAACCCGCCGACCGCATCCGCTGCCGGAAGGCACGGTTTCTGCCGCAACCGAACAGGAGCGCGAAATGCTCGCGGAAATTCGCACTCTTGCCGATGTGATTATTGATACGTCGGAACATACCGTGCACACCTTGCGCGATGTCATCAAAGAGCGGTTTGCCGAAAAAGGTCAGGCAAAAGATTTGAGCGTCACCATCGCCTCATTCGGATTCCGCCACGGCATTCCGCGTAGTTCCGACATGATTTTCGATGTCCGGTTTTTGCCAAATCCGCATTTCATCCCTGAACTCAGAGCCTATACCGGGCGTGATGCGCCGGTGATTGAATATCTGGAAAACGAATCCGAAGTCGAAGAGGCGATTTATCGTTTCGTTGATTTACTGGCGTATCTATTGCCGCGTTATCAACGCGAAGGCAAAAGTTATTTGACCATTGGCATCGGTTGTACAGGCGGGCGGCATCGTTCGGTGATGATTGCTGAAGCTTTGCATAAACAATTGAATGCACGCGGTTATAAAACCCGTGTGATGCATCGCGATATTGATAAAGACCAGCAACGATATAAAGCATGA